In Thioalkalivibrio paradoxus ARh 1, the following are encoded in one genomic region:
- a CDS encoding PP2C family protein-serine/threonine phosphatase — MHARKPAAGDAGPQIPVTAGLTFRQAAVTLVIVLLLGLAAGLVELGADWRSMRAEIQEHTWRTLELVRGTAAEAAFQFNDDLAAQVADGLFAHREMQQVVLSDNFGGTIARRDRSDVPPAGPLVERLFGDITEYAIELRHGLRPGAAGTTVGTLQVTLDSAEIAARFMERGFMIVVLGLAKALVISALVVVIFYFMITRPLLALHSAITRTDPGQPGEWPVPSFRFHDRDELGQIVRGLDNLMHAFQNGLEQRDKARDENARLGAELDVSRRIQQILLPSRAELDAIEGLDIATFMEPAAEVGGDYYDVLSHPDGVRIGIGDVTGHGLESGVVMLMTQSAVRTLLTSRESDIVRVMEVLNSTIYNNVQRMGSGKNLTLALLDYRPRGSERADPERGQLRISGQHESVIVARRDGTLEVIDTDELGFPIGLVEEMSQFVGQATVALDPGDVVVLYTDGITEAADPEHRLYGLDRLQAVISAHRAGTAETIKDAIIDDVKRHIGTQKLYDDLTLVILKQQ, encoded by the coding sequence GTGCATGCACGCAAGCCGGCGGCAGGTGACGCCGGGCCGCAGATCCCCGTCACTGCCGGGCTGACCTTCCGCCAGGCCGCGGTCACCCTGGTGATCGTGCTGCTGCTCGGGCTGGCGGCAGGGCTGGTGGAACTGGGCGCGGACTGGCGATCGATGCGTGCCGAGATCCAGGAACACACCTGGCGTACGCTGGAACTCGTCCGTGGCACTGCGGCCGAGGCCGCATTCCAGTTCAACGACGATCTGGCCGCACAGGTGGCGGACGGGCTGTTCGCCCACCGGGAAATGCAGCAGGTGGTGCTCAGCGACAATTTCGGGGGCACCATCGCGCGACGCGACCGCAGCGATGTACCGCCGGCGGGTCCGCTGGTGGAACGGCTGTTCGGGGATATCACTGAGTACGCGATCGAACTGCGCCACGGCCTGCGACCGGGCGCCGCGGGCACGACGGTAGGCACCCTGCAAGTGACCCTGGATTCTGCCGAGATCGCGGCCCGGTTCATGGAACGCGGTTTCATGATCGTGGTTCTCGGTCTGGCGAAAGCCCTGGTCATCTCGGCACTGGTCGTGGTGATCTTCTATTTCATGATCACGCGCCCGCTGCTCGCCCTGCACAGCGCAATCACACGAACCGACCCGGGCCAGCCGGGTGAATGGCCCGTCCCTTCGTTCCGGTTCCACGACCGCGATGAACTCGGCCAGATCGTGCGGGGCCTGGACAACCTGATGCACGCGTTCCAGAACGGACTGGAACAGCGGGACAAGGCTCGTGACGAGAACGCGCGGCTCGGCGCCGAACTCGACGTGTCGCGTCGAATCCAGCAGATCCTGCTGCCGTCCCGCGCAGAACTCGACGCGATCGAGGGGCTGGACATCGCCACCTTTATGGAGCCTGCCGCCGAGGTGGGCGGCGACTATTACGACGTCCTGAGCCACCCTGACGGGGTGCGCATCGGGATCGGCGATGTCACCGGACATGGGCTCGAGAGCGGCGTGGTGATGCTGATGACCCAGAGTGCGGTACGCACCCTGCTGACCAGCCGCGAGAGCGATATCGTGCGGGTGATGGAAGTGCTGAACAGCACGATCTATAACAACGTGCAAAGAATGGGCTCAGGCAAGAATCTGACGCTGGCCCTGCTCGACTACCGGCCGCGAGGTTCGGAACGCGCCGACCCGGAGCGGGGGCAGCTGCGCATCAGCGGCCAGCATGAGTCGGTGATCGTCGCCCGCCGTGACGGAACGCTCGAGGTGATCGACACGGATGAACTCGGCTTCCCGATCGGCCTGGTCGAAGAAATGTCGCAGTTCGTCGGACAGGCGACGGTGGCGCTGGATCCGGGCGATGTCGTAGTGCTGTACACCGACGGCATCACTGAGGCGGCCGATCCCGAGCATCGGCTGTACGGCCTCGATCGTCTGCAAGCGGTGATTTCGGCGCATCGCGCCGGCACCGCCGAGACCATCAAGGATGCGATCATCGACGACGTCAAGCGGCACATCGGGACACAGAAACTCTACGACGACCTCACGCTGGTCATCCTCAAACAGCAATAA
- a CDS encoding slr1658 superfamily regulator, translated as MMEEYGQIRTIKHSRDTETLNLTFWPGSVPLQQRWRNNGLSADFLGDYVTTFFPLDDNDPGTRQRRNEVRGAVSFIANEMLENAMKFHDNSVSEPITMQILLGADQILFQESNSAGARATDTFRDFVRRLLSSDPGELYIEQLEHGDDRNGGGLGYLTMINDYDAELAWRFEPLGNDSFRVTTQVILKI; from the coding sequence ATGATGGAAGAATACGGCCAAATTAGAACCATCAAGCACAGCCGCGACACCGAGACCCTTAACCTGACATTCTGGCCGGGCTCGGTGCCGCTGCAGCAGCGCTGGCGCAACAACGGCCTGTCCGCCGATTTTCTGGGTGACTACGTGACCACCTTCTTCCCGCTGGACGACAACGATCCCGGTACGCGCCAGCGCCGGAACGAAGTTCGTGGCGCAGTCAGTTTCATCGCGAACGAAATGCTGGAGAACGCGATGAAGTTCCACGACAACTCGGTGTCCGAGCCGATCACCATGCAGATCCTGCTGGGGGCCGACCAGATCCTTTTTCAGGAGAGCAACTCGGCTGGGGCAAGAGCCACCGACACGTTCCGGGACTTCGTCCGCCGGCTGCTCTCGAGCGATCCTGGAGAACTCTACATCGAGCAACTCGAGCACGGCGATGACCGCAACGGCGGCGGCCTGGGCTACCTGACGATGATCAACGACTACGATGCCGAACTCGCCTGGCGCTTCGAACCCCTCGGCAACGACAGCTTTCGCGTGACCACCCAGGTGATTCTGAAAATCTGA
- a CDS encoding substrate-binding periplasmic protein produces MRRIRDCNRQMVGATLGLLLLMLAGGLFPQSAAKALDEIQWITEEFAPYNYTGADGVPTGIAVDVLVAMWDRLGHERAPGDIEVLPWARGYRIAQDHPGTCLFSTTITDARRELFTFIEPLVAARNAIIGPVEREFEIRSIDDLAPYSVGVVRDDIGDQLLQQAGANSTVVRTDSWRILLRMLQGQRFDLISYNIDTARWNMRRLDMDPYAYEPLLVLQQGVMGYACHPDTNPTALARLQTALDALLADGTVERITRSYLGPR; encoded by the coding sequence ATGCGCAGGATCCGTGATTGCAACAGGCAGATGGTGGGCGCAACACTGGGCCTGCTGCTGTTGATGCTGGCTGGCGGCCTCTTCCCCCAGTCAGCCGCCAAGGCCCTTGACGAGATCCAGTGGATCACCGAGGAGTTCGCGCCCTACAACTACACCGGCGCGGACGGAGTACCCACTGGGATCGCGGTGGATGTGCTGGTCGCGATGTGGGACCGCCTGGGGCACGAACGCGCACCCGGCGACATCGAGGTTCTGCCCTGGGCACGCGGGTACCGCATCGCCCAGGACCACCCCGGAACCTGCCTGTTCTCGACCACGATCACCGATGCGCGCCGGGAACTGTTCACTTTCATCGAGCCGCTGGTCGCTGCGAGGAACGCAATCATCGGACCGGTGGAACGGGAGTTCGAAATCCGCTCCATCGATGATCTCGCCCCGTACAGCGTGGGCGTAGTCCGCGACGATATCGGCGACCAGTTGCTGCAACAGGCGGGTGCCAACAGCACCGTCGTGCGCACCGACTCGTGGCGCATCCTGCTGCGCATGTTGCAAGGCCAACGCTTCGACCTGATTTCCTACAACATCGACACCGCCCGCTGGAACATGCGCCGGCTGGACATGGATCCCTACGCCTACGAACCTCTGCTCGTGCTTCAGCAAGGCGTAATGGGCTATGCCTGCCACCCGGACACCAACCCAACTGCCCTCGCCCGACTGCAGACCGCGCTGGATGCCCTGCTCGCCGACGGCACAGTAGAACGCATTACGCGAAGCTACCTCGGACCCAGATGA
- a CDS encoding glutaredoxin family protein, with product MRILIRTFFRALRAVLTPILLLGDKLTTPKSMERDPAEQAKVDAETRRLALYQFVACPFCVKTRRAIKRLGLNVELRDAQLDPEHREALLEGGGKIQVPCLRIEHPDGRVEWMYESSDIIHYLEERFGNPDAAVAR from the coding sequence ATGCGCATCCTGATCCGAACCTTCTTTCGTGCACTGCGCGCAGTGCTGACCCCCATCCTGCTTCTGGGTGACAAGTTGACCACACCGAAGAGCATGGAGCGCGACCCGGCCGAACAGGCAAAGGTCGATGCCGAGACCCGGCGTCTGGCGCTGTATCAGTTCGTCGCCTGCCCGTTCTGCGTGAAAACGCGCCGCGCGATCAAACGCCTGGGTCTGAACGTCGAACTGCGTGACGCGCAACTCGACCCCGAGCACCGCGAGGCGCTACTCGAGGGCGGCGGCAAGATTCAGGTGCCCTGCCTGCGCATCGAGCATCCGGACGGCCGGGTGGAATGGATGTACGAGTCCTCGGACATCATCCACTACCTCGAGGAACGTTTCGGCAACCCCGACGCCGCCGTCGCCCGCTGA
- a CDS encoding GGDEF domain-containing protein — protein sequence MGLSNPYVQVLDIEQTLAELNATVDRLRQERDDLEIALTTAVEHGDAIESQLEMANRQLQAEVQQRRQIERQLRDLVATITQKSRDLELVLQTITEHADQMDLQWLGRYIESESTARQDPLTGLANRRKLDETIASEWIRARRQQKPLAMALCDVDFFKAYNDRYGHQAGDECLQQIGDIFRNQVQREGDLVARYGGEEFVVLLPDTDTDGARRVGDRLLEAVARADLLHEASPLGGRVTLSIGVAATVPRGDDEGQLFAEVDRLLYQAKQQGRNRVVSGTVSTGDTHDGRIRPN from the coding sequence ATGGGACTTAGCAACCCGTACGTGCAGGTGCTCGATATCGAGCAGACGCTGGCGGAGCTGAATGCGACGGTGGACCGGCTCCGTCAGGAGCGCGACGACCTCGAGATCGCGCTGACGACCGCGGTGGAACACGGTGATGCGATCGAGTCCCAGCTGGAGATGGCCAACCGGCAACTGCAGGCAGAAGTGCAGCAGCGGCGGCAGATCGAGCGCCAGCTGCGCGACCTTGTCGCCACCATCACCCAGAAGAGCCGCGACCTGGAGCTGGTATTGCAGACCATTACCGAGCACGCCGACCAGATGGATCTGCAATGGCTAGGGCGCTACATCGAGTCCGAGAGCACGGCACGCCAGGATCCCCTGACCGGCCTGGCCAACCGGCGCAAGCTGGACGAAACGATAGCCAGCGAATGGATCCGTGCGCGTCGCCAGCAAAAGCCCCTTGCAATGGCGCTCTGTGACGTGGACTTTTTCAAGGCCTATAACGATCGTTATGGGCATCAGGCAGGGGACGAGTGCCTGCAGCAGATCGGCGACATCTTCCGGAACCAGGTTCAGCGCGAGGGTGATCTGGTGGCACGGTACGGGGGCGAGGAGTTCGTGGTGCTGCTGCCCGATACGGACACGGACGGCGCGAGGCGGGTCGGCGACCGCCTGCTCGAGGCCGTGGCACGAGCGGATCTGCTGCACGAGGCTTCACCGCTCGGAGGCCGTGTCACGCTGAGCATCGGGGTCGCTGCGACGGTGCCTCGCGGAGACGACGAGGGACAACTGTTCGCCGAAGTGGATCGACTGCTCTACCAGGCCAAGCAGCAGGGACGAAACCGGGTCGTCAGCGGAACAGTGTCAACGGGGGATACGCATGATGGAAGAATACGGCCAAATTAG
- a CDS encoding ATP-grasp fold amidoligase family protein, translating to MVFRFVRELGHLPQILIPRTYNEKMLWRMILDHNPLFVTFSDKLASKALFQRSCPELRLPAVLWQGDAPQDMPTRFLSEDGVVIKANHGCGFTWFPTLTPPDPQIFRQQAHRWLQTDYSHQLGEWAYRGIRPQLFVEERIRATPPDELVELKVHVFHGRVFYTVVYLREKTGQSLSAIFDADGTRLPVTNSVAASDSARALPSDFALPACYAQAMDAAARVAEGTDYLRVDFFAADDTLFGGELTVYPSAGRMTNSRPECMHALGLAWDIRCSWLLSAPQAGWRGRYARWLRMALERSPSSGHGTRADPLDGCR from the coding sequence ATGGTGTTCCGATTCGTCCGGGAACTGGGCCACCTCCCGCAGATTTTGATTCCCCGGACCTACAACGAGAAGATGCTCTGGCGAATGATCCTTGACCACAATCCGCTGTTCGTGACGTTCTCGGACAAGCTGGCGAGCAAGGCACTTTTCCAGCGCAGCTGCCCCGAACTGCGTCTCCCCGCAGTGCTTTGGCAGGGGGATGCTCCGCAGGACATGCCCACACGCTTTCTGTCGGAAGACGGCGTGGTGATCAAGGCCAACCATGGCTGCGGTTTCACCTGGTTTCCGACCCTTACGCCCCCTGATCCTCAGATCTTCCGGCAACAGGCGCACCGCTGGCTCCAAACCGACTACTCGCACCAACTCGGCGAATGGGCTTACCGCGGAATCCGACCGCAACTGTTCGTGGAAGAACGGATCCGGGCGACCCCACCCGACGAACTCGTCGAATTGAAAGTGCACGTCTTTCACGGGCGGGTCTTTTACACCGTGGTCTACCTTCGCGAAAAGACAGGCCAGTCGCTTTCCGCCATCTTCGACGCGGACGGTACGCGGCTACCGGTCACCAACTCGGTGGCGGCCAGCGACTCGGCGCGGGCATTGCCTAGCGACTTCGCCCTACCAGCCTGCTACGCACAAGCGATGGATGCGGCCGCTCGGGTCGCCGAGGGAACCGATTACCTTCGGGTCGATTTCTTCGCCGCAGACGACACCCTGTTCGGCGGCGAGCTCACCGTCTACCCGTCGGCCGGCCGGATGACCAACTCCCGCCCCGAGTGCATGCACGCGCTGGGGCTGGCATGGGATATCCGGTGCTCCTGGCTGCTGTCGGCCCCGCAGGCGGGATGGCGGGGCCGCTATGCCCGATGGCTGCGAATGGCGCTCGAGCGTTCACCCAGCTCCGGCCACGGCACGCGCGCCGATCCGCTCGACGGCTGCCGGTGA
- a CDS encoding NADH-quinone oxidoreductase subunit N: protein MTPEGLLLAALPEHLLLLGILLILVIDLVSSRPRDPFLPALVTVLAAAGAAFWLHGTGHAAAPFPGHFSVDADALAAKTLLFLLTVPVLVLARGERHDSRFAMLLLSSLYGAGLMLSADSLLMLFFGLELLSLPLYALVVLAYRRPESAEAALKYLVLGGVGTAVLLMGLSLTLGATGGLGAPDFRAALAADDMLARGAVVLVVAAFMLKAAIVPFHAWAPDAYEGASVPVTAYMAAIVKAAVLLALVRLFGEASAGPELLAVIVALSLLSIVWGNLAAIRQQGFRRLIAYSSIAHAGYLFLALLGPAEARFEAVAFYVIVYALTTVLALACLPRGDDWLRDRLNSLKGLYHRDPRAAILIAVAMLSLAGIPPFPGFIAKFLVFRTVMESGLVAVAVVGLVASYLGIYLYLRVIRYMFMNPAASHPRTEPAGGFAVAAALATLAAVLMVGVFPGVVLGWL from the coding sequence CCGTGCTGGCCGCCGCCGGCGCGGCCTTCTGGCTGCACGGGACCGGCCACGCCGCGGCGCCGTTCCCGGGCCACTTCTCGGTGGACGCCGACGCCCTCGCGGCGAAGACGCTGCTGTTCCTGCTCACCGTTCCGGTGCTGGTCCTCGCGCGCGGTGAACGTCACGACAGCCGCTTCGCGATGCTGCTGCTTTCGTCGCTGTACGGGGCCGGCCTGATGCTGTCGGCGGACAGTCTGCTGATGCTGTTCTTCGGGCTCGAACTGCTGTCGCTGCCGCTGTACGCGCTGGTGGTGCTCGCGTACCGCCGCCCCGAGAGCGCCGAGGCCGCGTTGAAATACCTCGTGCTCGGAGGTGTCGGCACCGCGGTGTTGCTGATGGGGCTGTCGCTGACCCTGGGCGCGACCGGGGGGCTCGGGGCACCGGACTTCCGCGCCGCACTGGCGGCCGACGACATGCTCGCACGCGGCGCGGTGGTGCTGGTGGTGGCCGCGTTCATGCTGAAGGCCGCCATCGTTCCGTTCCACGCCTGGGCGCCCGACGCCTACGAGGGTGCGAGCGTGCCGGTCACCGCCTACATGGCGGCGATCGTGAAGGCCGCGGTGCTGCTGGCGCTGGTGCGCCTGTTCGGCGAGGCATCCGCCGGCCCGGAACTGCTCGCAGTGATAGTGGCGCTGTCGCTGCTGTCGATCGTCTGGGGCAACCTGGCCGCGATCCGCCAGCAGGGCTTCCGGCGGCTGATCGCCTACTCGTCGATCGCCCATGCCGGCTACCTGTTCCTCGCGCTGCTGGGCCCGGCGGAGGCGCGCTTCGAGGCGGTGGCCTTCTACGTGATCGTGTACGCGCTGACCACCGTGCTCGCGCTGGCCTGCCTGCCGAGGGGTGACGACTGGCTGCGCGACCGGCTGAACAGCCTGAAGGGTCTCTACCACCGCGACCCGCGCGCGGCCATTCTGATCGCGGTGGCGATGCTCTCGCTCGCGGGGATCCCGCCGTTCCCCGGATTCATCGCGAAGTTCCTGGTGTTCCGCACGGTGATGGAATCGGGGCTGGTCGCGGTCGCGGTCGTCGGCCTCGTCGCCAGCTATCTGGGCATCTACCTGTACCTGCGAGTGATCCGCTACATGTTCATGAATCCTGCGGCCTCGCACCCGCGCACCGAACCCGCCGGCGGTTTCGCCGTGGCAGCCGCGCTGGCGACGCTGGCAGCGGTCCTGATGGTCGGCGTGTTCCCAGGCGTGGTGCTCGGCTGGCTATGA
- a CDS encoding slr1659 superfamily regulator: MPSLAGEGYSIEYDAADRCVCLRGSLRLGGLSEYAPLSQMLEDALTDCSDLTLDLTELEFLNSSGIATLSKFVINARNRQTCRLTIRGSGSIAWQGKSLNNLKRLMPALELTFE; the protein is encoded by the coding sequence ATGCCGTCTCTTGCAGGTGAAGGATATTCAATCGAGTACGACGCTGCGGATCGCTGCGTCTGCCTGCGTGGGTCTCTGCGTCTCGGCGGCCTTTCGGAGTATGCCCCGTTGTCCCAAATGCTCGAGGACGCGCTGACAGACTGTTCGGACTTGACTCTGGATCTGACCGAACTCGAGTTCCTCAACAGTTCGGGAATTGCCACGCTGTCCAAGTTCGTGATCAATGCCCGCAACCGCCAGACCTGCAGGCTCACCATCCGCGGATCGGGTTCGATCGCCTGGCAGGGGAAGTCACTGAACAACCTCAAGCGGTTGATGCCAGCACTCGAACTGACTTTCGAATAA
- a CDS encoding GNAT family N-acetyltransferase: MTLWWAMRKVRHQIALPEAPALRPTAPPGPSWRRLTGRIACHSRWAISLARNLLASRRLPVIQPATFREYRIGGLDPDDLPGIRVLHRNLRGRADMTLWRRWLYRLRGPSLLIVVKNRSGEAVGFEMFYFETSGARGGVIHAAFIGVAPQYRNVGIATAMHRLSIRHFSAAGLSAITARVREDHPVSLRSAKACSFRIAKTIPGRDGIATLELIRQLDSSCDRTPGQ; encoded by the coding sequence ATGACCCTCTGGTGGGCCATGCGGAAAGTTCGGCACCAGATCGCTTTGCCAGAAGCGCCGGCTCTTCGTCCCACCGCACCCCCCGGCCCCAGCTGGCGCCGGCTCACAGGCCGTATTGCCTGCCATAGCCGTTGGGCCATCTCCCTTGCGCGCAACCTGCTGGCAAGCCGGCGGTTGCCCGTGATCCAACCTGCCACATTCCGAGAGTACCGGATCGGCGGCCTCGATCCCGATGATCTGCCGGGCATTCGGGTGCTCCACCGGAACCTGCGCGGCCGTGCCGACATGACACTTTGGCGGAGATGGCTCTACCGCCTGCGCGGACCTTCGCTATTGATCGTGGTCAAGAACCGCTCCGGCGAGGCGGTAGGGTTCGAGATGTTCTATTTCGAGACAAGCGGTGCGCGCGGTGGGGTAATCCACGCCGCCTTTATCGGTGTCGCACCGCAATACCGGAACGTCGGGATCGCCACCGCGATGCACCGGCTCTCCATCCGGCATTTCTCTGCCGCCGGGCTGAGCGCGATCACCGCCCGCGTGCGCGAAGATCATCCGGTCTCGCTGCGGTCCGCGAAGGCATGTAGTTTCCGTATCGCCAAGACGATCCCTGGGCGCGACGGCATCGCAACGCTGGAACTGATCCGGCAACTGGATTCCAGTTGCGATCGGACCCCTGGCCAGTAG